The Tenrec ecaudatus isolate mTenEca1 chromosome 12, mTenEca1.hap1, whole genome shotgun sequence genomic interval GGCGATTACATTTTTGCTcttaaaaaaaccccagaaaagaACAACCTATTATTGGGGGAAAATTGCTTAACATTTATATTGGACCCTAGTGGAAAATATGCTGGGTACTGtttctaattggacacttttaatCTATTTGCTacacagcccttggtgacccagaccATGTGCTATAGACTTCAGGGACTTTAGACTGTTTTTATTTTCAAGGCACACAACATTCTTCATGGACTACAACCAAAGGACTTGATGTGGAATCTTCACGCATTGAATAGAGATCTACCTCAAACTCACCCGTAGCCCTGGAACTTAAGGTTGAAACTCCCTTGTGTGATCAAAATCAGAGGACTGCTCTCCAGTGGGTATAGAACTCGTGGTTGGTCAATGGACTTGGGTTCTTTTGCATGAGGGGTGCCAAAGGAATGATAAATTTGGACTACCATATAATTACTAGTTTAACCCCTAATGCTTTATGGCTGCATTATGCCATGtgttaatctggtaggcatggctctcccattgtgaatgaatattaGTGAACATTCAACcttatttaaaaaacataaacaaagaaacatgcatttgaattgtggtgctgtcaaaTAATATTGAAACTACTGTAGACtttcagaagaacacacaaatgtATCATGGAAGAATacttctcagaagaaaaggatggtgagacttcatctcacatatcttggacatggaatcaggagaaatcagtccctgcaAGAGCAcaccacacttggtaaagtagaagggcagtgaaaaagagggaaatCCTCACTGTATCATGAATTGATACAGTGTCTGGCACATTGGGATCAAGCATCAAaactgttgtgaggatggcacaggatggaactgtggtttgctctgttgtacatagagtcattTTCAGTccgaaccaatttgatggcacctaacgacaacaacaacaacaacaacctgaacaTTCAGAACCTGAAaatggaccaagagacagtctAACAGAGCACAGAAATTCCTCATGTTTTAACAATTGGAAAGTGTGtctgggttgtatcttttcaccatggtACTCAGTCTGTTTGTTGAGCATATAATCCAAGATGGACTAGATGAAGAATGTAGAATTAGCCTAGGACAGTCACTTACAACCTGCAAaatgcagatgacatgaccttgATTGCTAAAAGAAAAGAGTTGCTGAAGCTCTTCCTGATGATGATCAAAGCTTAcaacctttagtatggattacaactcaatagaaGAAGATCCAAAATTCTCACTACATGAGCAATGGAGAAGAGAtcaaagttgtgaaggatttcattttgcttggatacatAATTAGTGCTCAAGAAATCTAACAAATGTATTGCTTTGGACATAGGAGAGTGCTTTTGACACAaggcaaggtattttcaatgacttcatatgcatgtcaaagctGGCAAATaagaaagatgaaagaagaaattTTTTGATAATGTGTTCAAAGAATACGAGATGAAGCCTTACTCTCTTTTCCTTTAAGGAGCCTtcgggctgtatttcttccaaggcagggttgtttttcttttggaagtcgctcatactttccatattcttggccagcaccataaaaggcatcaattcttctgtggtttcATAttgactgtccaactttcacaagcttgtgaggtgattgaaagaatcgttgcttgggtcaggcaaacctcagtcctcaaagtgacgtccttgCATTTCAACACCACAGAAGACTTGTGCCCCAGTTTTACCCAGAACAATgggttctttgatctcttgattgctgctcccaTGATCAGTGACTGTGGTTCCAAGGAAGGTGacaccttgacaacttccatcttttctccttttatcatgattctaaccactggtccagttgtgatgaattttggtttctttacagTGAGCTTAATCCACTCAATCCACattgaagtctgcaatccttgatctttatcagaaagtgcttcaagaccacctcactttcagcaagcaaggtataTGTCCTCTGCATTTCAAAGGTTATTAATAAACTTTCCTTGAATCCTGATGCTgagctcttcttcatatagtctaacttttttgattctttgctcagcatagagattgagtaagtatgattAGATGCGACAACCCTgacacaaacctttcctgattttaaaccagggaatattcccttgttctgttcacacaactgtctttTCATACATgtgtaggttctgcatgagcacaattaagtgttgtggAATTTCCATTCTACTCAAgagtatccatagtttgctatgatccacagcgctgaatgcctttgcatagttgtaCTATGTGTTAGAGACCCTAAATGTGTCGTTATATTGTGTTTAATGAGAAAAACTTGAGATTAGTGAACAGAAACCCAATGTAATGGGAATGGAACAACTAGACTCCCAAGAAAAGAATGTTGGCATACCTGGAATATGTAACTAATACCACACCATAATTTGTTCAGAAATTGTCAAAGGGAAACCTAATTTACTATGTTAACTGTTACCACGTAtacaaaaacatttaaaatatgttcTGGTAAGCAATTAGgtaatttgttttctctttcagaaTTATATTTTATTGCACAATACTGCAGTTGTCAGGTCTAGAAAAGCAAAATGCTGTCTTCACTGCAGGAcaaatttttccttttctttttcagtaTAAGGGTGAATCAAATTGGCACTCTTGTGTTTCAGTGATTGAGTATTCAGCTGCCAAAGCAAAGTTGATGGTTGGAACTCACCAGTCTTTCCACAATAAAGAAGACCTGACAGTCAGATTCCAGAGAGATTTTAGCatcggaaaccctctggggccctCTTACCCTGTCATATCGAGTCATGATtactcagaattaactcaatggcacacaAGCAACATGGCCTATATTTATACTTCAAAAAGTCAGAcagtcactgtcatcgagtcaattagaCCTCTTAGAGACTTTAGAAGGGAGAGTAAAACAACCCCCATATCTAAGACTGTAAAacttttacaggagcaggaaaatttacttctttaaaaaatcattttattggagactcatacaactctcatcacaatcaatacatccatcccttgtgtcaagcacatttgtacatttgttgccatcatcattctcaaaacatttgctttctacttgagccattggtatcagctccttatttgttcccctccttccctgctccaccctctttcctcccccatgaaccctttataatttagaaattattattattttgtcatatcttacaccatccgacgtctcccttcacccacttctttccattgttttttttaaaaaattattatattggtggctcatacagctcttatcaccatccatacatccatctatgtgtcaagcacatttgtacatttgttaccatcatcattttcaaaacatttttctttctacttgagtccttggtattgactcctcagtttttcccttccctcccctgctctgtctccctcatgaacttttgataaatcattatttttttcatgtcttacactgaccaatgtctcccttcacccacttttttttcaccctgggagggggttatatgtatatcatggtgatccattccccctttctcctacccaccttttcctttgcctactggtatcgctactttcattattggtcctaagggtttAATCTgttcagattccctgtgtttccaactcttatctagacctgtgtatatgctctggtctagcccaatttgtaaggttgaattgggatcatgatagtgggagagggggaaggaagcattaaagaattagaggaatgttttatatttcatcattgctatattgaaCCCTGTCTGATTAGTCCCATGCTTAcggcccttctttaaggggaggcccaattgtctacagatggactttgggtctccactccacactcttcctcattcacaatgatatgatattttgttctttgatcctgatacctgatcccttagacacttcatgatcacacaggctggtgtgcttcttcctgtggactttgttgcttctcagctagatggtctcctgtttatcttctagccctaagaccccagacgctatctcttttgacagcgggacatcatcagctttcttttgcttatgtacccattttgttggcagtgattgtgtctggaaggtgagcatcatgggaaatcaggttattaggacaaagtgttcttgtgttgagagagtacttgagtagaagcccaatatcTGCCTGTGACCTTGATATGtaacatacatatgtacatagatccatatccctatcattatatgtaaatatatttacatatccacATGCCTATATTGAGACCTTTATAAAAGCAAatttgcatcctagttctttcctctatttccttttagtttcttcTTGTGAAATTGGGTAATATTTCTTGAAATATTAAGTAGCATTCCacaatatcatttaaaaaatgaattaattctTATAAAATACATAAGGCTATCTACAAAAATATAATAACAAAGCTGCTTGTTGACATATTATTTATTAGCATATAAATCATAGGAAACGGACAACACATGGTTGTATTTGTGAATCCTATAACACCGTAGCTAAGCACTGACCGGTTAACccaaaggtcaacagttggaagccACTGTCTGCTCTTGAGAGGAAGAGGTGGctatctgctgccataaagagacTGCCtgagtcctatccagccctgcaaggtagaattcggatcatggtagttggggggaggaagcatccaggatctgggggaaagctgtgttcttcatcaatactacctcacaccctagttaacccatctcctctcctaagcccctctatgaggggatctccattggccgacacttgggccttgggtctccactctgcacttcccccttcatttaatataatatatatatacactgtacactggtacatatgagggttggaggtacagggaatccagggtggatgataccttcaggaccaagggtgtgagggacgatgctgggagagttgagggtgagtgggttggaaagggggaactgattacaaggatccacatgtgacctcttccctgggagagggacagcagagaaggggggaagggagaccccgaatagggcaatatatgacaaaataacgaggtatgaattaccaagggcatatgagggaggggggaaaggggagggagggtcgggggggaaaagaggacctgatgcaaggggcttaagtggagagcaaatgccttgagaatgattggggcagggaatgtatggatgtgctttatacaattgatgtacgtatatgtatggattgtggtaagagttgttggagtccctaataaaatgtaaaagaagaaaagagaaaaaaatgattagggcaaagactgtacagatgtgctttatacaattgatgtatgtatatgtatgaactgtgtaaagaattgtatcagccccaataaattgttaaaaaaaaaaaaaagagactgcCTGAGAACCCCTGTGTGCCAGTTCTCCTGGACCTAGCTTGACAATAACTAATGTTCAAGTATGTATCTCAATGAATATTTCAGGATGTGTTTCATGAATTAATGATAAAATAGGATACATAAATTAAATATTTATGGGGAAAGAGACCTAGGATACTCAGacaaaataaaaagtttaaaactaGACAATAGTTAAAATTGATCGAATCCAAGACTCACTTCATAAGAAAGAGATGGTACAAgacactagagcagtggttctcaacctgtgagtcatgacccctttaggggttgaatgactctttcacaggggtcgccagactcatcacaataacaaaattacagttatgaagtagcaccaaaaataattttatgtttggggggcttaccataacacgaggaactgtattacagggtcatgtcattaagaaggttgagaaataCCGCTCTAGAGAACCAGTCAAGAAAATGTGAATCaagttagaaacaaaaagaatagcAATAAATATGTAGAGATTTTAAAGCCTATAAGAAATACTAGAAACAAAGACATATTAGAATGTTTCAAAATCTAGTGAGTCAATGAATTTCTGTAAAGCTAGCAACACAGGATATACTGGAAATAAAATGTGTTATAGTTTCTAAGTAAAGGAGACATTTGAAAGTACAACCCCTATTCTTAGCCCCACCTTTATCCACATGCTCACATACAAAAAAAAGCTAGCGATCATAATTCCATCAAACCTGCCTTCCAGGAACTGGCCCATTCTGACAAAGCTTGATGATTTGGGAACTCTATAGattaaatattgaaaacattcCCAAGTACCTTAATATACAACTCTGAcaagttaaataaaaataatatcctAATCTAGGAAACAGCCTTGGATTCTTAATTTTATAAGATTTCACACAAGATGTCATCTTATCCATCTCTCTGAAAGGAGAAATTAAGGAAACCTGCCCTATTTTCCTCATTCTTTCTTAAAACCCAGAGTTTCCTGTTCAGTGATTATTTTACCCAGTGTTAAatatttcttaaattaaaaaatttcatgTGTTTTCAAAATGAGTTTGAAAGCACATATTAAACAGCAAATTTCTATTATGTGTTAATGCAGAAACAGAATGCATATTGAGTAAATTTGTTCAAGATACCTGACAGAAATACCTAAGTGCTATAAGAAAAAAACTGTAGACATTGTATGGCCATTTGGAGAAGGTTTGTTATACATGAGAGTGGAAATCTAGGATGTAAGTGAGGATCTATGTTGAAATAACTGAGCACATTGACAAAGCAAAGCTGAAACTGACAAGCCTGTGCACTGGAATTGAGGAAGTTATTCTTTTCTTGCTTGTATTACCTTATTTCTTGTTAAATTATGTGTATTTCTGCTTAAAGTTGGATGATGCATAAAGCTCAGATGAATGCCTGGAAGAATTATGATTTCCTGGAGCCCTAAAAGAACTAAATCCTTTCCTGTTGCACATCTAGAAATGAATAGAATGTGAGTGTCAGACAGAGGAACCGTGGTATCATCAAAATAATGATCAGAAGGATTAGGAAAAAAGGAAGAATAGAAACAAGAAGCAGGAAGGAAGAAGGATAAATGATGCTACATTTAGGAACTGCAAGCAATGATGTGATACAAATTGGGCTAGAGTTGTTGACTGGAAAAATAATCTGTCCTGAAACCTTTACCCAATTCAGAAGaaaatttttttatcttttttacagTTTCAGTTTCCCAAGACAAATACATATATGAATAACAGCTACCTTTTAGAAAGTAGTGAAAAAGATTTATTGTTGAACATAAAAACAATTcatagaaattatttttgttagggCCCCTTTCATGTCCTTGTTCCTGAGGCTATAGATGAAAGGGTTCAGCATGGGGGTCACCACTGTGTACATCACGGCAGCTGCAATGTCATTCTCAGCTGAGTGAGAGGATGATGGGCTGAAATACACAGCAAAGATGGTGCCATAGAAGAGGGACACTGCAGCCAGGTGGGAgccacaggtggagaaggctttcCACTTTCCCTTTGTGGATGGGACTCTCAGGACAGCAGAGGTGATGCAAATGTAGGAAACTAGGATACAAATCAATGGTATCATCATGATAAGACCCCCCTCAGTAAGAATCATCATCTCATtgaggtgtgtgtcagagcaggacaGTCTCAGGAGAGCAGTCATTTCACAGAAGACGTGAGGGATAGTATTGTCCACACAGAATGAGAGTCGGGCCACCAACAAAGTATGCAACAGAGCGTTCAGAATGGCAATGACCCAAGAACCAGTGACCAGCAGGGCACAGAGTTGAGGGGTCATCTTAGTTGTGTAGTGCAAGGGGTGGCATACAGCAACaaagcggtcataggccatcacaGCCAGGAGGAAATTGTCCGTGATAGCAAGGGCCATAAGAAAATACAGCTGTGTGAGACACTCCAGGAAAGACATGGTCTCACTGCTGAGTGTGTTGGTCAGCATATTGGGGACTATGGTGGAGGAGAAGCAGAGGTCCACAAAGGACAGATtgctgaggaagaagtacatgggggtgtgcagGCGGGAGTCTGTGCTGATGGCTAGAATGATGAGCAGGTTTCCCAGGACTGTGGCCAGGTACATGCTCAGGAAGAGCATGAAGAggatctgcttctgctgctgaggatgcctggagagccccaggaggAGGAACTCAGAGACACTCGACTGATTTGCTTCACTCATAGCCACAGAACAGGTTAGTTCAGAGACCTAGATAtggatgaataaaatgtagcCAATCAAACTCCAGTTTAAGAAATGTTTATAAATCAGTTCAATAATTTGCTAAGACAATATTTGTCCACTTGACCTACATTCTTAATTTCCTGTACTCAGTCCTGATTGACTCCTACTGGGCTCCTTATCTCTTGTGTGGTATATTTATAATGACCAAACTCACAAGAATACACACCGTATTCTGTGACTATATGTGTCTgctcttatttaaaattttttaaatttcgaTTCTTCATTCTATGTTCCTTGTAGCTcctaaagaaaatagaaatagtTGGATACTACTGGATTTGTTTCAGCAGTTGTTTGATTTGAGACCTGATCTATTGATTTCTGAATCTGAAAATTTTATCCAATGTGGTTCATAAAAGAATTTCAAACCTTTAACAACAAGTACACAAAAGCAAAACCCAATGTCTCCTTTGCAGAAATATTACCTGCAGGAGGTTGGTGGTGTAAATATCATGTATTCTTCACCTCTGTATAACTGGCCAATTCTTCTCTTTATGGTGAGGATTGAAAATTCTTGGAAATACAAGAGTCAGTGATGAGCAGGTCCTCATGGTCTTAATCCTATGTGCATGGAAGGTGTCTGGGGGAATCACAGGGAGGTATTTACAGGAAGGAGACTCTGGCTGTTGGGCCAGATTCCCTGGGAGCCTCATTAGACATAAGACTAGAgtaatttccccaccatccttttggtccctttgggtcaaaTAGTAATGGCAGAGAATATTATCTAACTCTTGGATCAAAACTGAGATATGAATCAATCCATGTGGAGAGCAATATCAAACTGAATCCTTTGGGATCTCAAATCTTATTACTTTTGTGACTTAGGCTTAAGTCTATGGGTTTGGAAATtttgttatttaaatatttttcttcatacTTTCTTCGTTCAGAAACTTTCAGTGTTATCTGACTAAATTCTTCTGCTCACCTCATGAATGTCTGGTCATCATCTACTGCATAGACTGAGAGATGACTTTACCAATGCAAATAATGAATTAGAGAATTATTCTAAATCTTTTACAGCTTGTGGTATAAAACATAATCTGTTTTTAATGATTTAATATAGCTAGTCATTAAAAACTCATGATATCAAAAAATCCAGGACCACATTTTATTAGCAGACAACTCtaccaaacattaaaaaaataagaggtAAAACCAATTCTACACCAATGATTCTATAATATAAAAAGATAATCTACTGTGAAATGCATTTTATGAAACAATAATAAACTTGATATCTAAGACATACAAAGGCATCACCAGAATTAAGTATTATAAACCAAATATCCCTTGTAATTATAGattataaaattttcttttttttttcaggaacatGTTTATTGTGTTTGAGATGATACATCAGGTGCTCTCTGAGCTACATAGGGTAAAAGGAAATCCTCTCATTATAAACTGACAAAGGTAAAAGGTAAAGCAGTTTTACAACAGCATGTACCACATACTCAGAAATAGATCTGGGTTTAATACAAATGACATAATTCCTAACCATCTACAGCTACTTTTATAACTTCATACAGATAATGAATTAGGCTAAAATGCAGTATAATATTTGGTAGACTTCAGGACCAGTATCCTTAGTACATCACAAAATACATTTTGATATCCCAAAGAAGCAAGACTTTCAAGTAGGCGTTTTCAACATAACTAATCTACAGCTACGAAGTTCTACTCTTGATAGCATTTACCTTTTTCGGGAGTCTCCCACTCTCCAAAGGATAAAAGCTGAGAGTAGAATCAGTATAACATATACACAGAAGTCCGTATTGTAAAGGCTATAAAGAATTGCAGCGCAGTGAGAAGATGCCTTCTGCTCCTTCACACTGCATACAAATTATGTGAATTATGTTGCGTATCTCTTGGTCCACTGTCTGGCTATCCTGTCATGTTCTGCTCTGTTGGTCAAATACTGAGTGGCTAAGCTTCCAACCAGAGGATCCGCAGGGTTGCAGTCTGTCAAAAGGGAACAAATAGACAGCAAAACCTTTGAAATAGTCAAAGCAGGACTCCAGTTATCTTTAAGGATGTCCAAACAGATGACTCCCTGACTGTTGATGTTGCAGTGATAGATTCTGGTGCGAAAAGTAACctttggtggcttaaatggatatCTGAGGAAAATGTGATATCCAGAAAAAAACACACCACCTTCATATACAGAACCTGGTGGACCAAGTATAGTTGATCTCCATTCATAAATGTTATCTCCTTTAGGCCCAGCACTGCAGTTAGGAGGAGGATCAAGAGTTATCTCAGCTAGCTCCTTCTGAATTCTTTTAGCACTAGTGGATAACTTAGCGGTGGTTTTGCTAGAGAGTTTGGTGTTTTTCTTCTGCTGGGTGGCagaaggttttctttcttctggttcttCAGGCTCCGGAGCGGCTGGGTCTCGCTGGTCTGCATCCGAACTCCCACTGCTGGTGCTGGGACTCTCATCATCCGACCTTTGCCTATCACTGGACATCTTGGTGGAGTTATTTCTTGGAAAACTCGGCCCGCTCGCACGCCGCTACGGTGTGGGGGAGGgcgacagaaaaaaaaaacccttccttAAGGACCTGGaggcagctggggtggggggggaggggtgagggaaaaaaagaagcggAGGAGGCTCTGGCCTGAAAGTGTGGAACATTGAAAGTCGGAGGGGGCTGTGTAAGTGCCGGGCTCCGGCAGGAGGGTGGCGCCGCTCAGCGCcttcgggagggagggaaaaaaagggcgTGTGTGGGGGGAGCTCGGCTTGGCGAGGGCGCGAGCTCCCTGCGAGGCTGAGGGGACGCGGGAGACCGGGAGACCCCTGCGCACTGTGGCCTCccaccgcccccgccgcccggctcGGCTCCTCTGGGCCGCGCAGTCAGCAAGTTCCGAGGTGAGCACGGGGGAGGAGCCATGTTATAAAATTTTCAACAAAATCTTAGCCAAAAAATTTAACACCACTTTAAAATGATAATGCAAAAAAAGATAATGTCCCATGATTAAGTGAAATTCGTATGTGGTATGCAATATCTCAtatcaatattagaaaaacagtATCATCcttcatataaaacaaataaacaaataacacATTTTGTGATTAGATCAATAGATACAGAGAAGGTATTCATTAAAATTCAACATTCATTCTACTTAAAACACTCAATCAAATATGAATGGAGACAAATTCCTCAACACAATAAAATCATAAAGACCTTTCATACGAAATCAGTGGCCAGCATTTCATTTAATGGGTAGAAGTGGAAAACATTCCCCTTCGTATCATATCACTAGTGACATAAGGTTGCTCATTCCCAccattcttatttaatatagTCCTGGTAGCCCTAGTCAGAGGTAAATCTTTCAAACAAGAAGGAAAAACTCTCTGTATTGGCAAATGACACCAAAGACTTATAAACAGGTTCCTGGAACtatttgaaaaaaacaaattcacaatGCAGCAAGCTATAAAACCAGCGTATAAAACTCAATTGGATTCTTGTACATTAAAGAGGAGGACTTAGAAACGAAATGaaaagaacaatatcatttacaataaacACACAAAATGATAAAATACTTAGGCATTAATCCAACCAGAAacacaaaagacttatacaaagaaaactataaaacacttctacaagaaacaaaaacacacatacatgGGGATATTTCTGAACCTCATGTTCATGGAAAGGAAAGCTTACTAACGTGAAAATGCCAGCCTTATCAAATGCCCTCAATGGAAGTCAGTACCTAATCTCAgtacaattcttcaaagaaatggaaaaattaatcatGAATTCATatgtaaaagaaagaaattcaggATAAACAAAATActatcaaaaaataaaatcaaagtaaGCGGCCTGTTACTCCCAGCATGAAGGATATCATTACTCTCATCAGATGGAGATTGACTCAAAGCAGTGAATGGCGGAAAGAtattttcttatgttttattgactatattaAGGCATTGGACTGAGTGGCCCATACCAAATTCCAGAGcacttgtgctcatgaggaagctGAACATGgacaaagaggcagttgtgagaacagaaccagGGAGCACTGAGtgattgaaaatcaggaaaggtgtgtttcctctgggttgtatcttctcacaatAAGCCagtcaaataatcagagaagctggactatatgaagaagaatggggcagcAGAATTAGAAGAGGACTTCCCCCcctcttttattaatttttaggAGATTATGACCTTTATTTTGTTGGGTGTCTGGGGAGAGGTTTGATCTGCTCTTCAGGGGCCTGGGGTGGAGAGAGAATAGAAGAAAGGGTAGGATGTAGAGGTCTACTAATtgtaagttttcctcttgtttccatCTTCACCGTCAATTGAGAGGGCAGCATACTTACTTGGACAATTACACTTGAAGGCTGGATGTTCTTCAGGTTTCTTTGGTTCAGGTTCAGATCTGGAATCTTGATCATTTTTGCCATCTTTCCTATCGGACTCATTCCAGTGGACTTAGTTCCCTCTGTCTCCTGGACCAGGCTGGGTTCCTACTTGGGCCTCTTGGGACATGTACcttatcaattttattttattttcctgctGGGTCTTCTTCAGACAGTTGAACTACCTTTCCTTCAAGACATGTAGGGGGTTGCTTCTCTGTGTCTGAGCTTTGAGATAGATTAGGAGGATTAGACTTAGCCTCACCCAAACATGGTTCTTTGTTGGTGGGGCTGGCACGACCTTTAGAACGTATCAAGTTTAGGAGGCTTAGAAGTTGGAGAGTAACAACCTTTCTCCTTAGTGAATGCTTCATTTCCCAGAGACTTTTCACCTTATTTCTTTCATGTATCCTGATCTGACTTACTTCTGCCAGAATTGGTGGAGATATCAGCTTGTGATGACTCCCTTTCTGCCCCCTTCTTTTCCCACACTTGATTTCTTCATGATGTCAGCCTGGGTTTCTCTGCTGAGGCTGTTGCTGTCGTTTTGGTTTTCCAGTAGATTTTAtactttctccttcttcttctgtaGCCACTTTTCGACTTCTTGCTCTTTAGTAGCTGTGTGAATAGTCTTTGCTCTTCCAGGGATAgaagcttctgaactagatggggaGGAGCTAGCAGATGAATCTTC includes:
- the LOC142422801 gene encoding olfactory receptor 1f45-like, which encodes MSEANQSSVSEFLLLGLSRHPQQQKQILFMLFLSMYLATVLGNLLIILAISTDSRLHTPMYFFLSNLSFVDLCFSSTIVPNMLTNTLSSETMSFLECLTQLYFLMALAITDNFLLAVMAYDRFVAVCHPLHYTTKMTPQLCALLVTGSWVIAILNALLHTLLVARLSFCVDNTIPHVFCEMTALLRLSCSDTHLNEMMILTEGGLIMMIPLICILVSYICITSAVLRVPSTKGKWKAFSTCGSHLAAVSLFYGTIFAVYFSPSSSHSAENDIAAAVMYTVVTPMLNPFIYSLRNKDMKGALTKIISMNCFYVQQ